From the genome of Dermacentor andersoni chromosome 3, qqDerAnde1_hic_scaffold, whole genome shotgun sequence:
CCGGTGTCAGTGCGTACGTCCCTTCACTTGTATTTGGTCGAATCGCAGACAGTtaagccaacaacaacaacaagaacaacaacaacaacaaaatggtgCCGGAGAAAGCACAGGGAAAATTTGCTACGTTTGTGTCAAATCTAAACAAATAAGAACGTAGAGCGAAGTGAGAGTGAATGAGAAGACAAATTGCCGCAAGGGGTAGTTGTACTCGCACCTTCCTCGGTATGTGTGCATGCAGTGCCCTACCATTTAGGCTACTGCGACGGTCATCCCCCCATTCACTTCCTTGGGTATTTGGGTATGCGTGCAAGATTACCCCTGAGGGTGTTTATTACCACATAATCCGCAGGAGTCACGCAGTACGTGAACTTAGGAGCACGCAAGTGGCTAAGAAATCTGATAATGCTACCGTATGGCATCTTGCGGCTGTCAGAGTTGTTGCAACGAAAATCGAGTCCTTTGGATCCTCTTAAACGTCTCGCTCTCAGCTAAACTTGGGGCTTCGAGGCATTTTTGGTGCCACCAGCTTAGTGACGTCGCTTTCAATTGCTCTTACGCATTCTTATACTCGAATATATTCTTAATAATATTCGTATGCTCCCTACTTGCGTCAGTTTGGCCTCAATGTCGAGAGCTCCGCGTAGCACTGCCGTGTAACTGCGTGGATTCTTGGCGTCTTCAGAGTCCGGTGGGCCCTGAGCCAGCTTCTGCAGGAAGAAGAGCAGCGCTTCCTCCTTGTAACGGTACTTGTCCATCTCGAACATGTCACGGATGGTGTCCGGCTCTGTCACCTGCATCATCGTTCGGGGTCACAAATAAATGCGCTGAAGCGCGAGCAAAGCAAACTGGGCTCAGGAGTTTGTACCTCTCCGAGCGGATGTAAGTAAGTCGGAAATTCAGGCTGGATGCGctaagggctttttttttttctctaaaggtGAAAAAGCTCACAAGTGTTAACACAGCGGCAAATACGATGTTTTTTGTAACCACGGAGATCACGTAAAATTTCTTTAGAAGCATAATgattgccgtcgtcgtcaccattatcatcatcatcattctcatAAGTGTCAATAATTTTATGTCTATTGCAGTACGAATGCCTTGCCCAGGGATCTCCATCACTGCTGTCCTGCGCCTGCTAACTATTTTACGCCTGAAAAATTCCTAACCTAATGACACTCTTCTTCTCTGCCATCCTCATTTATTCTCACTATCGGTCTGTACGTTTCATAACTGATGAGCCAACTAGACAATTATTCACGTCTGCTATATACGTCCTATACTAGGAGAaggccagcaaacttgaaagtagaaaaaatcgagaagcagacatagacaaacaGACAGGAAGGTGGTAGGACAACAACTGAACTTCATTCTTGAAAACGACGTCCCCCAAGTCCGTACTGAACACGCGCAaggcacaacaaaacaaaaacatggTCAACACCTTATCTATACATGTCTACACTTATCAAGAAATACGAGctctttcttggtaaggaacacaGATGGCGTGCTTACACACTTCTCGGGGCTAAGTTTATAGAGATGGTACGAGACGCGTCCCGTTACTTCGGCTCGAAGCTGCCTCGGCGGTCTCTTTAGATGCTTACGTAGACTTTCTATGATTGTGGCCGGAATTGGAACTCACCCAATGACTACCTTTGGTCCAACACTCGCCTGACGGCTACCAAACCACACGTCAAATAAAACACAGATGATAAGTGAGTTATTGCCACGTGGGCAGTATATGCGATgccagaatggattccaagaaaagggaGGAACAGTCGAGGAAGGCAAAGAGTTAGGTGGCGTGACGAAATTAGGAACATTAgaggcgcaagttggaataagctagcgcaagacagaagtatttggagattgctgggagaggccttcgtccagcagtgggcataaaaataggctgatcatgataatgatgatgatatgtgatACGCTCCCTAAGTTTTCATCCAAACAAAACAAAGTTTCACAGGAAGATCGGGGCCTTAGGGGAGCAACAGTGGTCGACCAAGACATGCATCCAGAGCCAACATACCGGCTACAAAACTTTTCTTTGTTAGGGTAAGACGAAGGCACCGCCTTTCGAAAACCTTTTGAAATCTCCTTTCCAGAAGCCAGTGTTTCCGCTCCCGAGACATCTCTATTATTCGGCCCCGACTGCTGAGTGCATGACTGCATTTACCTTCGATGCTAGGCAAAGTATTGCTTGGGACGTTGAGTAGGAAAATTAAACAGCTGCCCTTTACCTGTATGTAGCGCTTTCCTTCCTTGACCTGCAGAGCGATCCTCACGAGCGGGAAGCTGCCGTAGATCTGCGCCAGCTTGGCGGCCGAGAAGGAAACGCGGGGCAGCGCGGCGTTCGACACCACCGGCCACTCGGCAAGTCCCAGCGGCTGCGGGATGCGCTTCTGCGCCACCTCAGGCAGGGAGGTCCCCTCTCTCGACGGGGATGGAGCTGCATTAAAACCTCAGCTACATAGCACTGAAGCCCCTGATACAGGTTCAGGTGTTACTTAGCACTGACAGAAATTGCGACACACAacatacaaacaaacaaggaagaaagaatgcaagcaagcaaacaacgAACCTGCACGCGAGAACCGCGTTGATGGAGTCTTCGAGCCGCACACGCTAAGCGCACGCGTCGAAAAGACTCGGACGCGGAAGAGGAATAATACTAAAAGACACAGCTTTCGCGCTGGAAATTGAATTCGCCCACCAGCTAGAGTttagaacttcttgctgggcgagttggtgtgtgGCTATGTCAGGAAGAGTTGGGCGTGTAAAAGGACGAGCACAGGAAAAAAGACGAGGTAGACGGAACGAGCGCTCTTTCCGTCTATCTCGTTTTTATTCTGTGTTCGTTCTTTCTTAGGCGAAACTCTTCCTAACATAAGCTAGAGTTTCGGCGAGTTCCACAGCAACTACTACACCATGTAATCCATGGACAGGAAAATGACCGCTTCCTGAGCCTTCGGTTTCCTATGGTGCCAAGCACTGCCTTCCGAAGTCTCTCAGCAGTAGTTTTTCGAACATTTGTAGTGTATACGTTCATAACTTGTACTATAATTTCTGTCGCTGAGCACATATTGATGTTACTTCTTAATAAACTCCGTACATGATGGCATCTTGCGCTTATTTGATGGCATCTCATAATCTGATAGCATCTCAGAGGACCCATTTGAGGGTCTTTATGAGCATAAAgcgagataaaaaagaaaatcacatTGTGTCTCCATCTCCACAGTACCTATAAAAATACCGTAAGGCATGGCTCACATTAAAACAATTTTACCCACATGGTGGTTACTTGAAAGGCACTAAAATATGAACACACTCGTGTTATCGCATTTCTATCGCATTTAATGTGAAATTACATAACTAATTTCACTATTCATCACGTCCATGGCCCCGTAATCAGTAGCACAATGCCACAGCTACGCTGATCCGCAGCAGCAAGCAATCGACGGAAGCTTTTTACGGCAAAACCAAAGACCTGTTCTGAATTGAACCTATCTAAGAGTACACGTATATCGTTATGGCGTAACAAATTTTTCAGAAACAAGTGAACAGACAGCTCTATTTGTGATGTATTCAAAACTTAGGAGTTCTTAAGTTAAGGGAACGCTCCACTCTCTAGCGTCCCCTGATGTTGGAATATGGAATAGTTTTCTGGAATCAGGCTTCCCCGCGTAGCACGTGCGATGCCGGTAATATTCGCGGGACCGCCCAGCGAAAGACTTCGGAGCGGGAGACCGACATGGACTAACACGATCGTTCCAACGCGCCTCCGTTCGCGTGCCTGAGCCCGCGAACAACTGAGGTGTCGGTGTCAGGCGTGGGGTAACATATTCGCTCCATTTCCTGACCCTGCGAGCCATACTTACTAGATTCGTCAGCGCCCATCAGTACGTTCCATTATTTGCAATCCGGCTCGCTGGCATACTGTATGGAAGACGCAATAACTTCCCTTGTGTTTGCTTCCACTTCTATGATGTCGTTCTTTTGTCCGAATTTCACGCTTGAGACCACGCAGGGTACAATACTGGTGTGCCAGAAGGCACCGTGTTCTGGAGAGTATGTCAGGGTACGCCTGTAAAGATGTGACTCGTGACGTAGCTTGTGGTTAAGATTACATATATAGCCGCAAATGTGGAGAGCTGTGGTGAGGTCCAATATGCTACGCGTAAAAAAACACGCCAGAGCAAACAGAGCATCGTTACCTAAGGCAGCTGCGCTCTGAAAGGGTTTGAAAGAAAGAGACATTCGATACTGCTGAACACCATGTTAAGTTTTAAGAGTAGGCGTTTGTGATGACTCAGCATGATATTTTCTCTGGGTCAACAAAATGCAGTGACAACTGATGACGCTTTAAAGGACTGTCTGGTACGAAGAGCTTTTGACACCTTAGGTGTTTCTACCGGACACTTTTAGGCGTTTGTTAGCTGAGACACCACAAGTTTTCTCAGCTAACATAGGCCAAATTAAAAAAACAAGTGATGCCTTCTATATGGATAGCAAGCTAACCTAACGTATACTGTTGAGAGTCATCTGAAGAAGCAACCTGTGTCTGATTTTCTAATTTATTAGTAAGGACAAGCTAAGTATTTGTTAACGGTAGTGATGGTGGTAAATATGTTTTACTTCGTATATACGCTCCTGACAGTGGAGTATCCCGGCGACGGCCGCGCCACCTGTAGCGCCGAAAGCGCAACTCTGGTACTGAGCAAACGTCAGTCGACGGCGTCGAATCCAGCTGGCGTAAGTGTTGTTGTTGTGACCGCGTGCGATTCGAAACTTCTGAACCGCGTGCGCCACCGTACTGCAGGTTCTCATGCCGCTGTTTTACGATGGCGAATGTGCAAGAGATTGAAAACTGCCCAGGAAAGAAAGCATGGGGACGGCGGTACTGCTGCGTCAAAGACTGTAACGGCCGCGCAGGGCTGCCTGCTCTCCGACTCTACAGATTTCCTGGCCGGTCGTGGGAAGAGCAGCGCCGGAAGAAATGGATTGCTGCTGTGCGCAGAGTGAAGTAAGTGTGCAACAGTTTTGAGGGAGAAATAACGTTGTGAATATTACCTTTGTGCTGGCAGTCGCGGCAACGCGAAGTATAAGAGAGTGCATTTCTACGGCTTGTTAATATTGTTCTGTACGCTGCGTGCAGTGAAGAGTTCTAGCATTTAGCGTAAACCTACCGCATGGTCGTCTGATAATCGTGAATTTTAACTTCTAGCGAAGCCGACGGCTCTCCGTGGACACCGACGTCATCGTCGAGAATCTACTCAAGACATTTCGTGAACGGAATGAAAAACAACATCGAGAAACATCCTGGATACATCCCAACGTTGTTCCCAGTGGCCTACCGTGTAATGCCATTCAATGCAACGGAGAACCTTGCTAGGTATCAAAGGCAAGTCATGGTAGTGGCATAAAACATTCAATCTTTGGCACGATAACGAGGCCGCGGGTTttattcccggccgcggcggccacatttcgtcgagggcgaaatgcaaaacactcgGCTTCTTCGATTTTGGAGCACGTTGGAAAAACCTAGGTGGTGAAAAATAATGCACTGTTCCTCATCATAATCATATGGCGTTTTTTGCACGCTAAGCCGCACAATCCACtttataattttgttttctttggcaCCATTAAGTGTGCTACACATTCAAACTAGTTTGCATTGCCATTTCGTTTGCCATTCCGCCAGAAAATAAAACCGAGAGAAAATGAAAAAGATAATATTGACTGCTATCGATCTCCGCGAAAAAAAGATTTGTTTGTTCCGCTTGTAACTAACCTTTTACTCGCTTTTCAGGTGGAGCAAAAGGACCACAAATTTCAATAGGACAAATGAGCATCCAGAAGTTGACATAAGCAGTGATGAAGCAGCGAACGACTCAAGTGAAACTGTGGACAAAATTGATCCAATGCTGAGTGAGCTACAGCCAACTGCCGAGACCATGAGGGCCTCATGTGATCAGGTAAATCATCCTAGTTTAGGTGATGACATAGACGGCAATTTCAAGGAATATTTTCACTTTGTTCACATGGAAGAGCCATTCACACTATTTTGCAATTCATCCATTTTGAGAGGTCAAGGCTGTTAGGATTTTTATGTTAGTAACTATCCTCTATTCTAAGTAGCTAGGTAATTGTATGCAACATTTGTCTAACTCCTCTTGTTTTATCCCAGGCCTGCCAAACTGAAGCTTGTGAAGGTACAACACCGTTTTCCATATTTGTATGCTCAATACATGAAACTGACGCTTGCACTCAGATTAATCACACAATCACGTGTGATGCTGAGGTACAATGCCAACCTATCACAGCCTCCTATCACAGTGGCCCAGTCATCAGATCCAGTTACTTTGGTGGCTATGACATTGTTAAATCCTCTAGTGCTGCTATGAGAGACCTGTGCGGTGTGAGTGTTGATGTATTTGCCCTCTTGCTGGGCATTATCCCTAATCCTGCAGACCGAACATGTGATGTCTTTTTGTTTGACAGGCTTGTTATGTTCTTAatgaaaatgaagctgggcaCTTCTTTCGCATCTCTTGCGGTACTATTTTCTGTAAGTGGACGGACAGCCTCACGCCACTTTCACGGCATCTTCCGTACACTGACTACTGCAACTCAAAAATGGATCTATCGACCACCGTCGCACGTGATAATGTCAAGAATGCCGAACTGCTTCAAGATCCACTACCCTGGCTGCACCATGATCATAGACTGTACCAAGGTTAGaactgagaagccaagcactgtACAGCAGCAGCGAGTGCTGTACTCAAATTATAAAGGTGGCTACACACTCAAATTCATGGTTGGAATAGCCCCTTGTGGAGCAGTCTGTTTTCGATCAAAAGCATATGGAGGGCGCTGTTCTGATGCATTCATTACTGTTGACTCGGGCTTCTTAGATCTCGTGCAGCCAGGTGACATAATCATGGCCGACAAGGGCTTCCCAGGCATCAAGTCAGAGGTTGAGGAAGCTCATGCTGTTCTTGTGATGCCCCGTTTCTTGCATGGGCATGGCCAGTTCACTGACAGTGAAATATTGGAAACGTACAACATCGCGCAAGTCAGAATTCATGTTGAAAGAATAATTCAGCGCATAAAGACATACAACATCCTCAACTCACGGGTTACCACAGAGATGAATGCCAAAATGTCAGATTTCATGTGTGCGGTGTTTTAACAAACCTGCAATCCCCTATCATAGATGAAGAGCGTGTGGACTCTACGGTGTAGAATTTGTGAATGATTATGTACAATAGTGCATTGAAGCTAGCACAGATTGAAACTGTCATTCTAGTCAATTCCTAAATGTTATGGTTCAACTGTTATCTATTTTGTTTGTGAATAAAGTGTCTATAAGATTGTCTTTGTTCATTATTCACAGATCGTTGTGTTGAGAACTGCCCACATGTCAAAACCATGTGGCATAAAGCCTACGCACAACATATATCAAAAATAGCACCCAAGCCACTTTCACTAGTACAGTTCACATGTTTTTATTAATCTTTTTACAAGTTCACACAATGCCTTAAATTTAACACGTTAGAAATTTATACACATTACAAAAAACTACACTCGCCGCCATCTCGCAAATGCTGGCAGTAGCCAAGCAAAGTAAAATTCCTCTAGTGCTCGCACTGATGCACACGGGAAACTGTTGTTTCTTTCAATATCAATTATTATGCTTTGCTTACTTGAATAAACAAGCAAATAGCAGCTCTGAACGTTGCACACATACATTAGCAGCTGCACTGGTGTGTAATACTTATGACCCTTCAGGAGGGCCAGTCTACCATTTATTTTACGTATGGCACAAATGAGTGTTCCAATCGGTCATCTATGATGATGTCGTCTTTTCTTGACAATGGGCACTTAATCTCAAGAATACAGGGATTCTGGTCGGATAGGAAGAGGCCATCTGGACTGCCAGCAAGCCCCGGCTGGAGAGTGTGCAGCACCAATCCAGTCTGAAAAAGACGACATATCTATAAGCGCGCACTGTTTCAGACACTTAATAGTTTCTTGATTAAAGATAAAATGGGTACATACTAAGAATAAAGGTAAAATATAAAAGTACCACTGAGGTAATTGTATCTGCTATTTTAATTATATTAATCTGCTCAGTTAATAATTCAAAGAAGAATATTGTGTGGTACCTCTATAACCTGTACAGAAACTTTATCTTCAAACTTCTTCCGGGCAAGTGCTTCCATCTTTATGCCTGAAAGAGGAATAACTAGTAACTGAAACCTTACACACATTTTTAAGGTGCACCATATGTTGTGGCTTCCGATGAGATGCTTGTCGTTCTCAGTAGGGTATTTACCAAGTCAGCAGGGGCCTTTCTCGTTCTCAGTATTGTGTGTGCCATAGAACACGTTATACGCACTCGTCGTTCTCGGTGCCACCTGTTGGTCATAAATATCAAGAGTAATGTTGACTCAAAGTGACAAATTGGAACACCCACCTGAATCACTTGTTCATAGACTGGCCCTTTGTAAGTTGCACATAGGTGATGTGTGTCCTGGCACTTCACGTTTTTCTCGTAGTATTCGGCTGACTCCTTTGATAGTAATTTGCTATAATCCTTGCTTTTTACTAGGACCTTTGGGTACTCTTCTACAACTTCCAAGTAGTGGTACGCAGCTCTGTGTGGGTCAAGCGCCCCTTGAACCTCAGCCATGTTCTCTTCTACATTGGCAACACTTCTGTCAACAGTTTCATTGTCCATGTTTTGACTAACTTCTCTAAGAATGGTATTCACGTGACACCTCAATTCAGGAAGGCGATTTATCACATATTCTGGCTCCAGCATTGTGGGTTCTTTTCCCGCAACGTATGGATGGGTATTTTCTGAAAAAATGCACACAAAATAACATCATAGAGTACATTAGCATTGATTATATCCCACGCGATACCGCTTCACTGTCTGTCAAGAAACAATTTGTGCATATCTGGAAAGTGCTGAATGCCTGCTTACAAAAACACAATATCGTAAAAGATGCAATACACATATGCGTATGCTGTCACAAATTTTCTTACCGCCAAACAGCTCTTCAATAGATGCTTTGTCATTAATAAATGACGTCTTTGGTGGCCACCCCACTGCTGTGGTTGTGATGTTGTGGACACGTCCTCACTTTCGTTGATGTATATGACAACTGCTGCAAAGTGTTTGCAATTTCCCGAGGCCCCGTATTGACAAGTGCAGCTTCCACCACTCAAGGCACGGTCGGCCTTGTTCAGCTGCAAATAAATTTTGTGACTTCGCCATGAAGCTTGAACACCGCTTTTGATAATGTGCATTGAATAGGGCGCAAAACTATTGTTCGTAATAGTCTTACGAAGCAATTCATTGTGATTTGCCTACTGAGGATGAATTCCCATACGCACGTTTATTATTCTATTATTAAATTTGGAGCACGATGCATGTCACTGATGCATGCCACGTTGATTTACTTAATTTTATTGTCATATGTGCCAAAGCTTCCTTGTGGAGTATGAACCAGGTCATGCTGCAGTAAGCCGGATTAATATTTAACATCCATGTTTTTTCATATGCTCTGAAATATCAGTTTTACATTTCAGTGCCGCTAAAATTGTAAGCAATTTGTGCTTCTAATTTTCATGGGAATTAGACACACTCATAGAAGATGCAGATAATTGTATGTGCGCATATGGCTGAACATATACATTAAGTAGTGCAAGGGATCGACGCTGCGATTGAAACTAAGTGGCGTGAAAACACTCGGCATGATTACCTTGGCTACATATCTCGATCTGGTGGCCAATCAATCGTCAATGTGCGAACTTCTGCGCATCCGCGAGAAAAGTAATTTCCAACCAAAAGACTTTCCACCACGGATTGGTAAAGCAAAGTACTGCTCCAGCTTCACACTTCCTCCAAACGCCTCTAATCTGCGGACGCTCGGCTCTAGTCAAAGCTCTTTAGTGGCAAGAATACATTTGGGG
Proteins encoded in this window:
- the LOC126524206 gene encoding uncharacterized protein; amino-acid sequence: MANVQEIENCPGKKAWGRRYCCVKDCNGRAGLPALRLYRFPGRSWEEQRRKKWIAAVRRVKWSKRTTNFNRTNEHPEVDISSDEAANDSSETVDKIDPMLSELQPTAETMRASCDQACQTEACEGTTPFSIFVCSIHETDACTQINHTITCDAEVQCQPITASYHSGPVIRSSYFGGYDIVKSSSAAMRDLCGVSVDVFALLLGIIPNPADRTCDVFLFDRLVMFLMKMKLGTSFASLAVLFSVSGRTASRHFHGIFRTLTTATQKWIYRPPSHVIMSRMPNCFKIHYPGCTMIIDCTKVRTEKPSTVQQQRVLYSNYKGGYTLKFMVGIAPCGAVCFRSKAYGGRCSDAFITVDSGFLDLVQPGDIIMADKGFPGIKSEVEEAHAVLVMPRFLHGHGQFTDSEILETYNIAQVRIHVERIIQRIKTYNILNSRVTTEMNAKMSDFMCAVF
- the LOC129382871 gene encoding uncharacterized protein — encoded protein: MRRDQKLPQLLASSSSQGEKLYAARHVNSVKEIAGVTVLAKCHSQQGKHNYSVSLDLNKADRALSGGSCTCQYGASGNCKHFAAVVIYINESEDVSTTSQPQQWHRERRVRITCSMAHTILRTRKAPADLVNTLLRTTSISSEATTYGIKMEALARKKFEDKVSVQVIEINGRLALLKGHKYYTPVQLLMYVCNVQSCYLLVYSSKQSIIIDIERNNSFPCASVRALEEFYFAWLLPAFARWRRV